From the genome of Chionomys nivalis chromosome 19, mChiNiv1.1, whole genome shotgun sequence, one region includes:
- the Aire gene encoding autoimmune regulator isoform X3, producing MAGGDGILRRLLRMHRTEIAVAVDNAFPLLHALADHDVVPEDKFQETLRLKEKEGCPQAFYSLLSWLLTQDSGAILDFWRVLFKDYNLERYSRLHTILDSFPKDVDLNQPRKGRKPLAGPKVSVLPPRPPTKRKVLEEPRATPPATLTPKSSSSPGSHPKTKPPKKPEGNLESQRLPLGNGIQAMSASVQRAVTVSSGDVPGTRGAVEGILIQQVFEAGGSKKCIQVGGEFYTPSKFEDPSGNTKNKTRGGGSLKPVVRAKGTQGRDEQRIGQQCGVPALPALPSEPQVHQKNEDECAVCHDGGELICCDGCPRAFHLACLCPPLQEIPSGLWRCSCCLQGRVQKSLSQPEESRPLEPPAETPILLGLRPASEGTRGLSREHPASSDAAVTYVNLLAPPSAAPLPLLEPSALRPLLSAGTEGQQGPAPGARCGVCGDGADTLRCAHCAAAFHWRCHFPMAAARPGTNPRCKSCSSDSVTPMPGEAAPTSARPAPGLAKVGDDSAGHEPVLQRDDLESLLNEHSFDGILQWAIQSMSRPLAETPPFSS from the exons ATGGCGGGCGGAGATGGAATACTGCGCCGCCTGCTGAGAATGCACCGCACCGAGATCGCGGTGGCGGTAGACAACGCGTTTCCGCTGCTGCACGCTCTGGCTGACCATGACGTGGTTCCAGAGGACAAGTTCCAG GAGACACTCCggctgaaggagaaggaaggctgTCCACAAGCCTTCTATTCCCTGCTATCCTGGCTCCTGACCCAGGATAGTGGGGCCATCCTGGACTTCTGGAGGGTTCTCTTTAAGGACTACAATCTGGAACGGTACAGCCGCCTGCACACCATCCTGGACAGCTTCCCAAAAG ATGTGGACCTGAATCAGCCCCGGAAGGGGAGGAAGCCCCTTGCTGGTCCCAAGGTCTCCGTACTGCCACCCAGACCCCCCACCAAGAGAAAGGTGCTAGAGGAACCTCGGGCAACCCCACCAGCAACCCTGACCCCAAAGAGCTCCTCCAGCCCAG GCTCCCACCCAAAGACCAAGCCCCCTAAGAAGCCAGAGGGCAACTTGGAGTCACAGCGCCTCCCGCTGGGGAACG GAATTCAGGCTATGTCGGCTTCCGTCCAGAGAGCTGTGACTGTGTCCTCTGGGGATGTCCCAGGAACCCGAGGGGCCGTGGAAGGAATCCTGATCCAGCAGGTGTTTGAGGCAG GAGGCTCCAAGAAGTGCATCCAAGTTGGGGGCGAGTTTTACACTCCAAGCAAGTTTGAAGACCCCAGTGGTAACACAAAGAACAAGACCCGTGGTGGTGGCAGCCTAAAGCCGGTGGTCCGAGCCAAGGGAACCCAG GgtagagatgaacagagaatagGCCAGCAGTGTGGGGTTCCTGCCCTTCCAGCCCTtcccagtgagccccaggttcacCAG AAGAACGAGGACGAGTGTGCCGTGTGCCACGATGGAGGTGAGCTCATCTGCTGTGATGGCTGTCCCCGGGCCTTCCACCTGGCTTGCCTGTGCCCACCTCTGCAGGAGATCCCCAG TGGCCTCTGGAGGTGCTCCTGCTGCCTCCagggcagagtccagaagagTCTGTCCCAGCCTGAGGAATCCAGGCCCCTGGAGCCACCTGCAGAGACCCCG ATCCTCCTGGGACTGAGGCCAGCTTCAGAGGGGACCAGGGGCCTGTCCAGGGAGCACCCGGCCAGCTCAGATGCTGCCGTCACATACGTGAACCTGCTGGCGCCACCTTCTGCAgcccccctgcctctgctggagcctTCAGCACTACGCCCTCTGCTCAGTGCTGGGACTGAGGGGCAGCAG GGTCCCGCACCAGGTGCACGGTGCGGTGTGTGCGGGGACGGTGCAGACACTCTGCGGTGCGCGCACTGTGCAGCCGCCTTCCACTGGCGCTGCCACTTCCCGATGGCTGCAGCCCGACCAGG GACGAACCCCCGCTGCAAATCCTGCTCTTCAGACTCAGTGACTCCCATGCCAGGAGAGGCAGCGCCCACTTCTGCACGCCCAGCCCCTGGACTTGCCAAG GTGGGGGACGACTCTGCTGGTCATGAGCCTGTTCTGCAAAGGGATGATCTGGAGTCCCTCCTGAATGAG CACTCCTTCGATGGCATCCTGCAGTGGGCCATCCAAAGCATGTCACGCCCGCTGGCCGAGACACCACCCTTCTCCTCCTGA